A window from Citrus sinensis cultivar Valencia sweet orange chromosome 5, DVS_A1.0, whole genome shotgun sequence encodes these proteins:
- the LOC102623528 gene encoding cysteine-rich receptor-like protein kinase 44 isoform X9 produces MYNVGTLFYGKLYNEGGRYLYYNATEGDDPNKVYGLYHCYFGVSIEVCQNCIKALINTLVTNCTGSKGAIIWYDQCMLRFSNISFVSTLGLAPYVILSQVTNFTDPDKVTNILVQSINDLIQNVTSRDSNSKYAAAAQMVNASSIDKIWTLVQCIPYLSKSDCNICLRQTVSRISSRYYGRQSVRALSPSCIIRYEMYPFFEEPTAPISPPNKKSGSSNDSGKKKTKESRTWIAIGAAASSIIVLALSCFLLWCMKRRKERVKEEKANSQETRSLHLADGRIGNDYSYDVLRGQKQEESQEFPLFPLHLAVEATQHFSDENKLGEGGFGPVYKGKLADGKEIAVKRLSRTSGQGLQEFKNEVTLIAKLQHKNLVRLLGCCLQENESLLIYEYMPNKSLNVFLFDSTRSVQLDWKRRISIINGIARGLLYLHEDSRLKIIHRDLKTSNVLLDHEMNPKISDFGMARIFGGNQSEANTKRIVGTYGYMAPEYAMEGLFSVKSDVFSFGVLLLEIISGKKNSGFYLSELGQSLLSYTWKLWCEGEALELMDPVLKQSCVAAELLKFIHIGLLCVQEDSADRPTMSSVVVMLASDTVTLPQPTEPAFSVGRDVARPSQFSSGAEVCSVNEVTLSNVSPR; encoded by the exons ATGTATAATGTTGGCACACTCTTCTACGGAAAGCTCTACAATGAAGGTGGCCGCTACCTATACTACAACGCAACTGAAGGTGATGACCCGAACAAAGTTTATGGTCTTTATCATTGTTATTTCGGCGTTTCTATTGAGGTCTGCCAAAATTGCATAAAAGCTCTAATCAATACCCTTGTGACAAATTGTACTGGCTCCAAGGGGGCAATTATATGGTATGATCAGTGTATGCTGCGCTTTTCTAACATTTCTTTTGTGTCTACGCTGGGTCTAGCGCCATATGTAATCTTATCTCAAGTAACAAACTTTACTGATCCCGATAAGGTCACTAACATTTTGGTTCAGTCAATCAATGATCTAATTCAAAATGTAACCTCAAGGGATTCTAACTCAAAATATGCAGCAGCAGCCCAAATGGTTAACGCCTCTAGCATTGACAAAATTTGGACTCTAGTGCAGTGCATACCATATCTGTCTAAATCAGACTGCAATATTTGCCTGCGCCAGACTGTTTCTCGAATTTCATCCCGCTACTACGGAAGGCAAAGTGTTAGAGCCCTTTCGCCAAGTTGTATCATAAGATACGAGATGTACCCTTTCTTTGAGGAACCTACGGCTCCCATCTCTCCACCTAATAAGAAGAGTGGTAGTTCCAATG ATTCGGGAAAGAAGAAAACGAAGGAAAGCAGAACATGGATTGCAATCGGCGCCGCGGCATCATCAATTATAGTACTTGCGCTATCTTGTTTTTTACTTTGGTGTATGAAGAGAAGAAAGGAAAGAGTCAAAG AGGAGAAAGCAAATAGTCAAGAGACACGATCGCTTCATCTGGCAGATGGTAGAATTGGCAACGACTATTCGTATGATGTTTTACGAGGACAGAAGCAGGAAGAATCTCAAGAGTTCCCTTTGTTTCCGTTACATCTCGCAGTTGAGGCTACGCAGCATTTCTCTGATGAAAATAAGCTTGGAGAAGGCGGATTTGGCCCTGTTTACAAG GGTAAATTAGCAGATGGCAAGGAAATAGCAGTGAAGAGGCTCTCAAGAACATCTGGGCAAGGCCTACAAGAGTTCAAGAATGAAGTTACTCTAATCGCCAAATTGCAACATAAAAATCTTGTGAGGCTGTTGGGCTGCTGCTTACAGGAAAATGAATCACTGCTTATATATGAGTACATGCCCAACAAAAGCCTTAATGTCTTCCTCTTTG ATTCAACGAGGAGTGTACAATTGGACTGGAAACGACGCATAAGCATCATTAATGGAATTGCTCGGGGTCTTTTATATTTACATGAGGATTCTCGACTCAAAATTATTCATCGTGATCTCAAAACTAGTAATGTTTTACTCGATCATGAGATGAACCCAAAAATATCAGACTTTGGAATGGCTAGGATATTTGGTGGAAATCAAAGTGAAGCTAACACCAAACGAATTGTTGGAACATA TGGATACATGGCCCCAGAGTATGCTATGGAAGGATTATTTTCTGTAAAATCGGATGTTTTCAGTTTTGGAGTTCTTCTGCTAGAAATCATCAGTGGAAAAAAGAACAGTGGGTTTTATCTATCAGAACTTGGTCAAAGCCTCCTTTCTTAT ACATGGAAACTATGGTGTGAAGGAGAAGCACTGGAGCTGATGGATCCAGTACTCAAGCAGTCATGCGTTGCTGCTgaacttttgaaatttatcCATATTGGATTATTGTGTGTTCAAGAAGACTCAGCAGACAGACCTACCATGTCTTCTGTGGTTGTCATGTTAGCAAGCGATACTGTAACACTTCCTCAACCAACCGAACCTGCATTTTCTGTAGGTCGAGATGTTGCAAGGCCAAGTCAATTCTCATCGGGTGCCGAAGTTTGCTCTGTTAATGAGGTTACTCTTTCAAATGTGTCACCTCGTTGA
- the LOC102623528 gene encoding cysteine-rich receptor-like protein kinase 44 isoform X14 yields the protein MLAHSSTESSTMKVAATYTTTQLKCIPYLSKSDCNICLRQTVSRISSRYYGRQSVRALSPSCIIRYEMYPFFEEPTAPISPPNKKSGSSNDSGKKKTKESRTWIAIGAAASSIIVLALSCFLLWCMKRRKERVKEEKANSQETRSLHLADGRIGNDYSYDVLRGQKQEESQEFPLFPLHLAVEATQHFSDENKLGEGGFGPVYKGKLADGKEIAVKRLSRTSGQGLQEFKNEVTLIAKLQHKNLVRLLGCCLQENESLLIYEYMPNKSLNVFLFDSTRSVQLDWKRRISIINGIARGLLYLHEDSRLKIIHRDLKTSNVLLDHEMNPKISDFGMARIFGGNQSEANTKRIVGTYGYMAPEYAMEGLFSVKSDVFSFGVLLLEIISGKKNSGFYLSELGQSLLSYTWKLWCEGEALELMDPVLKQSCVAAELLKFIHIGLLCVQEDSADRPTMSSVVVMLASDTVTLPQPTEPAFSVGRDVARPSQFSSGAEVCSVNEVTLSNVSPR from the exons ATGTTGGCACACTCTTCTACGGAAAGCTCTACAATGAAGGTGGCCGCTACCTATACTACAACGCAACTGAAG TGCATACCATATCTGTCTAAATCAGACTGCAATATTTGCCTGCGCCAGACTGTTTCTCGAATTTCATCCCGCTACTACGGAAGGCAAAGTGTTAGAGCCCTTTCGCCAAGTTGTATCATAAGATACGAGATGTACCCTTTCTTTGAGGAACCTACGGCTCCCATCTCTCCACCTAATAAGAAGAGTGGTAGTTCCAATG ATTCGGGAAAGAAGAAAACGAAGGAAAGCAGAACATGGATTGCAATCGGCGCCGCGGCATCATCAATTATAGTACTTGCGCTATCTTGTTTTTTACTTTGGTGTATGAAGAGAAGAAAGGAAAGAGTCAAAG AGGAGAAAGCAAATAGTCAAGAGACACGATCGCTTCATCTGGCAGATGGTAGAATTGGCAACGACTATTCGTATGATGTTTTACGAGGACAGAAGCAGGAAGAATCTCAAGAGTTCCCTTTGTTTCCGTTACATCTCGCAGTTGAGGCTACGCAGCATTTCTCTGATGAAAATAAGCTTGGAGAAGGCGGATTTGGCCCTGTTTACAAG GGTAAATTAGCAGATGGCAAGGAAATAGCAGTGAAGAGGCTCTCAAGAACATCTGGGCAAGGCCTACAAGAGTTCAAGAATGAAGTTACTCTAATCGCCAAATTGCAACATAAAAATCTTGTGAGGCTGTTGGGCTGCTGCTTACAGGAAAATGAATCACTGCTTATATATGAGTACATGCCCAACAAAAGCCTTAATGTCTTCCTCTTTG ATTCAACGAGGAGTGTACAATTGGACTGGAAACGACGCATAAGCATCATTAATGGAATTGCTCGGGGTCTTTTATATTTACATGAGGATTCTCGACTCAAAATTATTCATCGTGATCTCAAAACTAGTAATGTTTTACTCGATCATGAGATGAACCCAAAAATATCAGACTTTGGAATGGCTAGGATATTTGGTGGAAATCAAAGTGAAGCTAACACCAAACGAATTGTTGGAACATA TGGATACATGGCCCCAGAGTATGCTATGGAAGGATTATTTTCTGTAAAATCGGATGTTTTCAGTTTTGGAGTTCTTCTGCTAGAAATCATCAGTGGAAAAAAGAACAGTGGGTTTTATCTATCAGAACTTGGTCAAAGCCTCCTTTCTTAT ACATGGAAACTATGGTGTGAAGGAGAAGCACTGGAGCTGATGGATCCAGTACTCAAGCAGTCATGCGTTGCTGCTgaacttttgaaatttatcCATATTGGATTATTGTGTGTTCAAGAAGACTCAGCAGACAGACCTACCATGTCTTCTGTGGTTGTCATGTTAGCAAGCGATACTGTAACACTTCCTCAACCAACCGAACCTGCATTTTCTGTAGGTCGAGATGTTGCAAGGCCAAGTCAATTCTCATCGGGTGCCGAAGTTTGCTCTGTTAATGAGGTTACTCTTTCAAATGTGTCACCTCGTTGA
- the LOC102623528 gene encoding cysteine-rich receptor-like protein kinase 10 isoform X5: protein MPILLVLFGLRTRNIVSLLYLFSFLSLVLLQSSSAAAKLDSNYLYHFCVRESNTSSLFMYNVGTLFYGKLYNEGGRYLYYNATEGDDPNKVYGLYHCYFGVSIEVCQNCIKALINTLVTNCTGSKGAIIWYDQCMLRFSNISFVSTLGLAPYVILSQVTNFTDPDKVTNILVQSINDLIQNVTSRDSNSKYAAAAQMVNASSIDKIWTLVQCIPYLSKSDCNICLRQTVSRISSRYYGRQSVRALSPSCIIRYEMYPFFEEPTAPISPPNKKSGSSNDSGKKKTKESRTWIAIGAAASSIIVLALSCFLLWCMKRRKERVKEEKANSQETRSLHLADGRIGNDYSYDVLRGQKQEESQEFPLFPLHLAVEATQHFSDENKLGEGGFGPVYKGKLADGKEIAVKRLSRTSGQGLQEFKNEVTLIAKLQHKNLVRLLGCCLQENESLLIYEYMPNKSLNVFLFDSTRSVQLDWKRRISIINGIARGLLYLHEDSRLKIIHRDLKTSNVLLDHEMNPKISDFGMARIFGGNQSEANTKRIVGTYGYMAPEYAMEGLFSVKSDVFSFGVLLLEIISGKKNSGFYLSELGQSLLSYTWKLWCEGEALELMDPVLKQSCVAAELLKFIHIGLLCVQEDSADRPTMSSVVVMLASDTVTLPQPTEPAFSVGRDVARPSQFSSGAEVCSVNEVTLSNVSPR, encoded by the exons ATGCCGATTCTGCTCGTATTATTTGGCCTGAGAACTAGAAACATAGTTAGCTTGCTTTACCTTTTTTCGTTTCTATCTTTAGTGCTGTTACAAAGTTCGTCAGCGGCGGCTAAACTTGACTCCAATTATCTCTACCATTTCTGCGTCAGGGAAAGCAATACTTCTTCTTTATTCATGTATAATGTTGGCACACTCTTCTACGGAAAGCTCTACAATGAAGGTGGCCGCTACCTATACTACAACGCAACTGAAGGTGATGACCCGAACAAAGTTTATGGTCTTTATCATTGTTATTTCGGCGTTTCTATTGAGGTCTGCCAAAATTGCATAAAAGCTCTAATCAATACCCTTGTGACAAATTGTACTGGCTCCAAGGGGGCAATTATATGGTATGATCAGTGTATGCTGCGCTTTTCTAACATTTCTTTTGTGTCTACGCTGGGTCTAGCGCCATATGTAATCTTATCTCAAGTAACAAACTTTACTGATCCCGATAAGGTCACTAACATTTTGGTTCAGTCAATCAATGATCTAATTCAAAATGTAACCTCAAGGGATTCTAACTCAAAATATGCAGCAGCAGCCCAAATGGTTAACGCCTCTAGCATTGACAAAATTTGGACTCTAGTGCAGTGCATACCATATCTGTCTAAATCAGACTGCAATATTTGCCTGCGCCAGACTGTTTCTCGAATTTCATCCCGCTACTACGGAAGGCAAAGTGTTAGAGCCCTTTCGCCAAGTTGTATCATAAGATACGAGATGTACCCTTTCTTTGAGGAACCTACGGCTCCCATCTCTCCACCTAATAAGAAGAGTGGTAGTTCCAATG ATTCGGGAAAGAAGAAAACGAAGGAAAGCAGAACATGGATTGCAATCGGCGCCGCGGCATCATCAATTATAGTACTTGCGCTATCTTGTTTTTTACTTTGGTGTATGAAGAGAAGAAAGGAAAGAGTCAAAG AGGAGAAAGCAAATAGTCAAGAGACACGATCGCTTCATCTGGCAGATGGTAGAATTGGCAACGACTATTCGTATGATGTTTTACGAGGACAGAAGCAGGAAGAATCTCAAGAGTTCCCTTTGTTTCCGTTACATCTCGCAGTTGAGGCTACGCAGCATTTCTCTGATGAAAATAAGCTTGGAGAAGGCGGATTTGGCCCTGTTTACAAG GGTAAATTAGCAGATGGCAAGGAAATAGCAGTGAAGAGGCTCTCAAGAACATCTGGGCAAGGCCTACAAGAGTTCAAGAATGAAGTTACTCTAATCGCCAAATTGCAACATAAAAATCTTGTGAGGCTGTTGGGCTGCTGCTTACAGGAAAATGAATCACTGCTTATATATGAGTACATGCCCAACAAAAGCCTTAATGTCTTCCTCTTTG ATTCAACGAGGAGTGTACAATTGGACTGGAAACGACGCATAAGCATCATTAATGGAATTGCTCGGGGTCTTTTATATTTACATGAGGATTCTCGACTCAAAATTATTCATCGTGATCTCAAAACTAGTAATGTTTTACTCGATCATGAGATGAACCCAAAAATATCAGACTTTGGAATGGCTAGGATATTTGGTGGAAATCAAAGTGAAGCTAACACCAAACGAATTGTTGGAACATA TGGATACATGGCCCCAGAGTATGCTATGGAAGGATTATTTTCTGTAAAATCGGATGTTTTCAGTTTTGGAGTTCTTCTGCTAGAAATCATCAGTGGAAAAAAGAACAGTGGGTTTTATCTATCAGAACTTGGTCAAAGCCTCCTTTCTTAT ACATGGAAACTATGGTGTGAAGGAGAAGCACTGGAGCTGATGGATCCAGTACTCAAGCAGTCATGCGTTGCTGCTgaacttttgaaatttatcCATATTGGATTATTGTGTGTTCAAGAAGACTCAGCAGACAGACCTACCATGTCTTCTGTGGTTGTCATGTTAGCAAGCGATACTGTAACACTTCCTCAACCAACCGAACCTGCATTTTCTGTAGGTCGAGATGTTGCAAGGCCAAGTCAATTCTCATCGGGTGCCGAAGTTTGCTCTGTTAATGAGGTTACTCTTTCAAATGTGTCACCTCGTTGA
- the LOC102623528 gene encoding cysteine-rich receptor-like protein kinase 44 isoform X13, whose translation MYNVGTLFYGKLYNEGGRYLYYNATEVQCIPYLSKSDCNICLRQTVSRISSRYYGRQSVRALSPSCIIRYEMYPFFEEPTAPISPPNKKSGSSNDSGKKKTKESRTWIAIGAAASSIIVLALSCFLLWCMKRRKERVKEEKANSQETRSLHLADGRIGNDYSYDVLRGQKQEESQEFPLFPLHLAVEATQHFSDENKLGEGGFGPVYKGKLADGKEIAVKRLSRTSGQGLQEFKNEVTLIAKLQHKNLVRLLGCCLQENESLLIYEYMPNKSLNVFLFDSTRSVQLDWKRRISIINGIARGLLYLHEDSRLKIIHRDLKTSNVLLDHEMNPKISDFGMARIFGGNQSEANTKRIVGTYGYMAPEYAMEGLFSVKSDVFSFGVLLLEIISGKKNSGFYLSELGQSLLSYTWKLWCEGEALELMDPVLKQSCVAAELLKFIHIGLLCVQEDSADRPTMSSVVVMLASDTVTLPQPTEPAFSVGRDVARPSQFSSGAEVCSVNEVTLSNVSPR comes from the exons ATGTATAATGTTGGCACACTCTTCTACGGAAAGCTCTACAATGAAGGTGGCCGCTACCTATACTACAACGCAACTGAAG TGCAGTGCATACCATATCTGTCTAAATCAGACTGCAATATTTGCCTGCGCCAGACTGTTTCTCGAATTTCATCCCGCTACTACGGAAGGCAAAGTGTTAGAGCCCTTTCGCCAAGTTGTATCATAAGATACGAGATGTACCCTTTCTTTGAGGAACCTACGGCTCCCATCTCTCCACCTAATAAGAAGAGTGGTAGTTCCAATG ATTCGGGAAAGAAGAAAACGAAGGAAAGCAGAACATGGATTGCAATCGGCGCCGCGGCATCATCAATTATAGTACTTGCGCTATCTTGTTTTTTACTTTGGTGTATGAAGAGAAGAAAGGAAAGAGTCAAAG AGGAGAAAGCAAATAGTCAAGAGACACGATCGCTTCATCTGGCAGATGGTAGAATTGGCAACGACTATTCGTATGATGTTTTACGAGGACAGAAGCAGGAAGAATCTCAAGAGTTCCCTTTGTTTCCGTTACATCTCGCAGTTGAGGCTACGCAGCATTTCTCTGATGAAAATAAGCTTGGAGAAGGCGGATTTGGCCCTGTTTACAAG GGTAAATTAGCAGATGGCAAGGAAATAGCAGTGAAGAGGCTCTCAAGAACATCTGGGCAAGGCCTACAAGAGTTCAAGAATGAAGTTACTCTAATCGCCAAATTGCAACATAAAAATCTTGTGAGGCTGTTGGGCTGCTGCTTACAGGAAAATGAATCACTGCTTATATATGAGTACATGCCCAACAAAAGCCTTAATGTCTTCCTCTTTG ATTCAACGAGGAGTGTACAATTGGACTGGAAACGACGCATAAGCATCATTAATGGAATTGCTCGGGGTCTTTTATATTTACATGAGGATTCTCGACTCAAAATTATTCATCGTGATCTCAAAACTAGTAATGTTTTACTCGATCATGAGATGAACCCAAAAATATCAGACTTTGGAATGGCTAGGATATTTGGTGGAAATCAAAGTGAAGCTAACACCAAACGAATTGTTGGAACATA TGGATACATGGCCCCAGAGTATGCTATGGAAGGATTATTTTCTGTAAAATCGGATGTTTTCAGTTTTGGAGTTCTTCTGCTAGAAATCATCAGTGGAAAAAAGAACAGTGGGTTTTATCTATCAGAACTTGGTCAAAGCCTCCTTTCTTAT ACATGGAAACTATGGTGTGAAGGAGAAGCACTGGAGCTGATGGATCCAGTACTCAAGCAGTCATGCGTTGCTGCTgaacttttgaaatttatcCATATTGGATTATTGTGTGTTCAAGAAGACTCAGCAGACAGACCTACCATGTCTTCTGTGGTTGTCATGTTAGCAAGCGATACTGTAACACTTCCTCAACCAACCGAACCTGCATTTTCTGTAGGTCGAGATGTTGCAAGGCCAAGTCAATTCTCATCGGGTGCCGAAGTTTGCTCTGTTAATGAGGTTACTCTTTCAAATGTGTCACCTCGTTGA
- the LOC102623528 gene encoding cysteine-rich receptor-like protein kinase 44 isoform X11 — protein MPILLVLFGLRTRNIVSLLYLFSFLSLVLLQSSSAAAKLDSNYLYHFCVRESNTSSLFMYNVGTLFYGKLYNEGGRYLYYNATEAAQMVNASSIDKIWTLVQCIPYLSKSDCNICLRQTVSRISSRYYGRQSVRALSPSCIIRYEMYPFFEEPTAPISPPNKKSGSSNDSGKKKTKESRTWIAIGAAASSIIVLALSCFLLWCMKRRKERVKEEKANSQETRSLHLADGRIGNDYSYDVLRGQKQEESQEFPLFPLHLAVEATQHFSDENKLGEGGFGPVYKGKLADGKEIAVKRLSRTSGQGLQEFKNEVTLIAKLQHKNLVRLLGCCLQENESLLIYEYMPNKSLNVFLFDSTRSVQLDWKRRISIINGIARGLLYLHEDSRLKIIHRDLKTSNVLLDHEMNPKISDFGMARIFGGNQSEANTKRIVGTYGYMAPEYAMEGLFSVKSDVFSFGVLLLEIISGKKNSGFYLSELGQSLLSYTWKLWCEGEALELMDPVLKQSCVAAELLKFIHIGLLCVQEDSADRPTMSSVVVMLASDTVTLPQPTEPAFSVGRDVARPSQFSSGAEVCSVNEVTLSNVSPR, from the exons ATGCCGATTCTGCTCGTATTATTTGGCCTGAGAACTAGAAACATAGTTAGCTTGCTTTACCTTTTTTCGTTTCTATCTTTAGTGCTGTTACAAAGTTCGTCAGCGGCGGCTAAACTTGACTCCAATTATCTCTACCATTTCTGCGTCAGGGAAAGCAATACTTCTTCTTTATTCATGTATAATGTTGGCACACTCTTCTACGGAAAGCTCTACAATGAAGGTGGCCGCTACCTATACTACAACGCAACTGAAG CAGCCCAAATGGTTAACGCCTCTAGCATTGACAAAATTTGGACTCTAGTGCAGTGCATACCATATCTGTCTAAATCAGACTGCAATATTTGCCTGCGCCAGACTGTTTCTCGAATTTCATCCCGCTACTACGGAAGGCAAAGTGTTAGAGCCCTTTCGCCAAGTTGTATCATAAGATACGAGATGTACCCTTTCTTTGAGGAACCTACGGCTCCCATCTCTCCACCTAATAAGAAGAGTGGTAGTTCCAATG ATTCGGGAAAGAAGAAAACGAAGGAAAGCAGAACATGGATTGCAATCGGCGCCGCGGCATCATCAATTATAGTACTTGCGCTATCTTGTTTTTTACTTTGGTGTATGAAGAGAAGAAAGGAAAGAGTCAAAG AGGAGAAAGCAAATAGTCAAGAGACACGATCGCTTCATCTGGCAGATGGTAGAATTGGCAACGACTATTCGTATGATGTTTTACGAGGACAGAAGCAGGAAGAATCTCAAGAGTTCCCTTTGTTTCCGTTACATCTCGCAGTTGAGGCTACGCAGCATTTCTCTGATGAAAATAAGCTTGGAGAAGGCGGATTTGGCCCTGTTTACAAG GGTAAATTAGCAGATGGCAAGGAAATAGCAGTGAAGAGGCTCTCAAGAACATCTGGGCAAGGCCTACAAGAGTTCAAGAATGAAGTTACTCTAATCGCCAAATTGCAACATAAAAATCTTGTGAGGCTGTTGGGCTGCTGCTTACAGGAAAATGAATCACTGCTTATATATGAGTACATGCCCAACAAAAGCCTTAATGTCTTCCTCTTTG ATTCAACGAGGAGTGTACAATTGGACTGGAAACGACGCATAAGCATCATTAATGGAATTGCTCGGGGTCTTTTATATTTACATGAGGATTCTCGACTCAAAATTATTCATCGTGATCTCAAAACTAGTAATGTTTTACTCGATCATGAGATGAACCCAAAAATATCAGACTTTGGAATGGCTAGGATATTTGGTGGAAATCAAAGTGAAGCTAACACCAAACGAATTGTTGGAACATA TGGATACATGGCCCCAGAGTATGCTATGGAAGGATTATTTTCTGTAAAATCGGATGTTTTCAGTTTTGGAGTTCTTCTGCTAGAAATCATCAGTGGAAAAAAGAACAGTGGGTTTTATCTATCAGAACTTGGTCAAAGCCTCCTTTCTTAT ACATGGAAACTATGGTGTGAAGGAGAAGCACTGGAGCTGATGGATCCAGTACTCAAGCAGTCATGCGTTGCTGCTgaacttttgaaatttatcCATATTGGATTATTGTGTGTTCAAGAAGACTCAGCAGACAGACCTACCATGTCTTCTGTGGTTGTCATGTTAGCAAGCGATACTGTAACACTTCCTCAACCAACCGAACCTGCATTTTCTGTAGGTCGAGATGTTGCAAGGCCAAGTCAATTCTCATCGGGTGCCGAAGTTTGCTCTGTTAATGAGGTTACTCTTTCAAATGTGTCACCTCGTTGA
- the LOC102623528 gene encoding cysteine-rich receptor-like protein kinase 44 isoform X12: MPILLVLFGLRTRNIVSLLYLFSFLSLVLLQSSSAAAKLDSNYLYHFCVRESNTSSLFMYNVGTLFYGKLYNEGGRYLYYNATEVQCIPYLSKSDCNICLRQTVSRISSRYYGRQSVRALSPSCIIRYEMYPFFEEPTAPISPPNKKSGSSNDSGKKKTKESRTWIAIGAAASSIIVLALSCFLLWCMKRRKERVKEEKANSQETRSLHLADGRIGNDYSYDVLRGQKQEESQEFPLFPLHLAVEATQHFSDENKLGEGGFGPVYKGKLADGKEIAVKRLSRTSGQGLQEFKNEVTLIAKLQHKNLVRLLGCCLQENESLLIYEYMPNKSLNVFLFDSTRSVQLDWKRRISIINGIARGLLYLHEDSRLKIIHRDLKTSNVLLDHEMNPKISDFGMARIFGGNQSEANTKRIVGTYGYMAPEYAMEGLFSVKSDVFSFGVLLLEIISGKKNSGFYLSELGQSLLSYTWKLWCEGEALELMDPVLKQSCVAAELLKFIHIGLLCVQEDSADRPTMSSVVVMLASDTVTLPQPTEPAFSVGRDVARPSQFSSGAEVCSVNEVTLSNVSPR, encoded by the exons ATGCCGATTCTGCTCGTATTATTTGGCCTGAGAACTAGAAACATAGTTAGCTTGCTTTACCTTTTTTCGTTTCTATCTTTAGTGCTGTTACAAAGTTCGTCAGCGGCGGCTAAACTTGACTCCAATTATCTCTACCATTTCTGCGTCAGGGAAAGCAATACTTCTTCTTTATTCATGTATAATGTTGGCACACTCTTCTACGGAAAGCTCTACAATGAAGGTGGCCGCTACCTATACTACAACGCAACTGAAG TGCAGTGCATACCATATCTGTCTAAATCAGACTGCAATATTTGCCTGCGCCAGACTGTTTCTCGAATTTCATCCCGCTACTACGGAAGGCAAAGTGTTAGAGCCCTTTCGCCAAGTTGTATCATAAGATACGAGATGTACCCTTTCTTTGAGGAACCTACGGCTCCCATCTCTCCACCTAATAAGAAGAGTGGTAGTTCCAATG ATTCGGGAAAGAAGAAAACGAAGGAAAGCAGAACATGGATTGCAATCGGCGCCGCGGCATCATCAATTATAGTACTTGCGCTATCTTGTTTTTTACTTTGGTGTATGAAGAGAAGAAAGGAAAGAGTCAAAG AGGAGAAAGCAAATAGTCAAGAGACACGATCGCTTCATCTGGCAGATGGTAGAATTGGCAACGACTATTCGTATGATGTTTTACGAGGACAGAAGCAGGAAGAATCTCAAGAGTTCCCTTTGTTTCCGTTACATCTCGCAGTTGAGGCTACGCAGCATTTCTCTGATGAAAATAAGCTTGGAGAAGGCGGATTTGGCCCTGTTTACAAG GGTAAATTAGCAGATGGCAAGGAAATAGCAGTGAAGAGGCTCTCAAGAACATCTGGGCAAGGCCTACAAGAGTTCAAGAATGAAGTTACTCTAATCGCCAAATTGCAACATAAAAATCTTGTGAGGCTGTTGGGCTGCTGCTTACAGGAAAATGAATCACTGCTTATATATGAGTACATGCCCAACAAAAGCCTTAATGTCTTCCTCTTTG ATTCAACGAGGAGTGTACAATTGGACTGGAAACGACGCATAAGCATCATTAATGGAATTGCTCGGGGTCTTTTATATTTACATGAGGATTCTCGACTCAAAATTATTCATCGTGATCTCAAAACTAGTAATGTTTTACTCGATCATGAGATGAACCCAAAAATATCAGACTTTGGAATGGCTAGGATATTTGGTGGAAATCAAAGTGAAGCTAACACCAAACGAATTGTTGGAACATA TGGATACATGGCCCCAGAGTATGCTATGGAAGGATTATTTTCTGTAAAATCGGATGTTTTCAGTTTTGGAGTTCTTCTGCTAGAAATCATCAGTGGAAAAAAGAACAGTGGGTTTTATCTATCAGAACTTGGTCAAAGCCTCCTTTCTTAT ACATGGAAACTATGGTGTGAAGGAGAAGCACTGGAGCTGATGGATCCAGTACTCAAGCAGTCATGCGTTGCTGCTgaacttttgaaatttatcCATATTGGATTATTGTGTGTTCAAGAAGACTCAGCAGACAGACCTACCATGTCTTCTGTGGTTGTCATGTTAGCAAGCGATACTGTAACACTTCCTCAACCAACCGAACCTGCATTTTCTGTAGGTCGAGATGTTGCAAGGCCAAGTCAATTCTCATCGGGTGCCGAAGTTTGCTCTGTTAATGAGGTTACTCTTTCAAATGTGTCACCTCGTTGA